The following coding sequences lie in one Cloeon dipterum chromosome 1, ieCloDipt1.1, whole genome shotgun sequence genomic window:
- the LOC135945178 gene encoding P-selectin-like: MSYTGECVIILVFLASVVVVSQSKQEVNLSYLSNSGCESCPSVLAALDKYKEDHTAFCNHKVQSMFEKYEAQKNVCDWRVNLLTKMFDERLNSCYRERILEKEICNLTIDKEVERRHSTVEVLQANRREILTENLLGLSTGNYFISKPTQKGNWYLASQFCKSNGLELVSIETEAESIALVEALGETTDRFWLSGTDLGSEGKFYWSATGKNIGLFSDFSSGQPDNYKGNEHCLQLWTNTPNKTYAWNDNVCEHMYRFICELDN; the protein is encoded by the exons ATGAGCTACACTGGAGAATGTGTAATTATTCTAGTTTTTCTGGCTTCGGTAGTTGTTGTTTCCCAGTCAAAACAAGAGGTGAACCTTTCGTATTTATCCAATAGTGGATGCGAGAGCTGTCCCTCCGTGCTGGCCGCTTTGGACAA GTACAAGGAAGATCATACCGCATTTTGCAATCATAAGGTGCAATCAATGTTTGAGAAATAcgaagctcagaaaaatgtGTGTGATTGGCGAGTCAACCTCCtgacaaaaatgtttgatgAGCGTCTAAATTCATGCTACCGCGAACGCATCTTGGAAAAGGAAATATGCAACTTAAC CATAGATAAAGAAGTCGAGAGGAGACATTCGACAGTTGAAG tgcttCAAGCAAATAGGCGAGAGATCCTGACTGAAAATCTACTGGGACTCTCCACTGGCAATTACTTCATCAGCAAACCAACGCAAAAG gGGAACTGGTATTTGGCAagtcaattttgcaaatcaaacgGTTTAGAGCTAGTTAGCATCGAAACAGAGGCGGAGAGTATCGCACTTGTCGAAGCCCTTG GAGAAACGACTGATCGTTTCTGGCTTTCTGGAACTGATCTGGGATCTGAGGGAAAGTTTTACTGGAGTGCAACAGGAAAGAACATCGGTCTTTTTAGTGACTTTAGTAGTGGACAGCCGGATAATTACAAAGGGAATGAGCACTGCCTCCAACTCTGGACAAATACCCCCAACAAAACATATGCTTGGAATGACAACGTGTGCGAACACATGTACAGATTTATTTGTGAGCTAGATAATTAG